One stretch of Chryseobacterium sp. LJ668 DNA includes these proteins:
- a CDS encoding cupin domain-containing protein, with product MFNFKHIKMKTEIPQISAFPTGEENTGFAQYFTGKSWLAPLTNNKDLNVPLANVIFEPGCRNNWHSHTGGQLLIVVGGAGLYQERGKPAKLLKVGEVIEIAPHVEHWHGATATSWFSHLATNGSPSKNENIWLETVTDEDYDLAHQQIQK from the coding sequence TTGTTTAACTTTAAACATATAAAAATGAAAACAGAAATCCCTCAAATAAGCGCCTTCCCAACAGGGGAAGAAAATACAGGTTTTGCGCAATATTTTACCGGAAAATCATGGTTAGCACCGTTAACAAACAACAAAGATTTGAACGTGCCATTGGCAAACGTAATTTTTGAACCAGGCTGTAGAAACAACTGGCATAGCCACACAGGCGGACAATTGTTGATTGTTGTAGGCGGCGCAGGGTTGTATCAGGAAAGAGGAAAACCCGCAAAACTTTTGAAAGTCGGCGAGGTGATAGAAATAGCACCCCACGTGGAACATTGGCACGGTGCTACGGCAACCAGTTGGTTTTCACATCTAGCCACCAATGGCAGCCCGTCTAAAAATGAAAATATCTGGCTGGAAACGGTGACCGATGAAGATTACGATTTGGCGCATCAACAAATTCAGAAATAA
- a CDS encoding SDR family oxidoreductase translates to MEENIKNKVIIITGASSGMGEAAAKHLAKLGAIVVLGARRKDRIEKLAKQITDDGGKALGIAADVTNREQMKNLAAETVKQLGRIDVILNNAGVMPLSPIDRLNMEEWDTMIDVNIKGVLNGIAAVLPYMKEQKFGQIINTASVAGHKIFGGSAVYSATKFAVRALSEGLRMEVKPYNIRTTIVCPGAVKTELLEQISEADIQKANQDYVGEVGISPDSFARVVAFAISQPEDVDINEVIFRPTAQEL, encoded by the coding sequence ATGGAAGAAAATATCAAAAATAAAGTAATCATTATTACAGGAGCCAGCAGTGGAATGGGTGAAGCAGCGGCAAAACATCTGGCAAAATTGGGTGCAATCGTAGTATTAGGGGCACGACGAAAAGACCGTATTGAAAAACTGGCGAAACAAATTACTGATGATGGTGGAAAAGCCCTTGGCATAGCTGCTGATGTGACCAACCGTGAGCAAATGAAAAATTTAGCAGCCGAAACAGTGAAACAGCTTGGAAGAATAGATGTGATTTTAAACAATGCCGGCGTCATGCCGCTTTCACCAATTGACAGGTTAAATATGGAGGAATGGGACACGATGATTGATGTGAATATTAAAGGTGTACTCAATGGTATTGCAGCGGTTTTGCCTTATATGAAAGAACAAAAATTTGGACAAATCATCAATACCGCTTCGGTGGCGGGTCATAAAATATTTGGTGGTTCTGCGGTGTATTCGGCTACGAAATTTGCGGTTCGTGCTTTATCCGAAGGCTTACGAATGGAAGTAAAGCCTTACAACATCCGCACAACAATTGTTTGTCCGGGCGCTGTGAAAACAGAATTGCTGGAACAAATTTCGGAAGCTGATATTCAAAAAGCCAATCAGGACTATGTGGGCGAAGTAGGCATAAGTCCGGATAGTTTTGCACGTGTGGTTGCTTTTGCTATCAGTCAGCCTGAAGATGTTGATATCAACGAAGTAATTTTCCGCCCAACGGCACAGGAGCTTTAA
- a CDS encoding cyclophilin-like fold protein yields the protein MKNLFIMIFLAVSFSGCLASCGKDDDDINNANPTENTSTMENGKIKIKIGSHTFTATLSDNASAKAFKAMLPLTINMTELNGNEKYYDFKDALPSNAINPGNISNGNLMLYGSKTLVLFYKNFSTSYSYTKLGKLDNANGLETALGGGNVNVTFELN from the coding sequence ATGAAAAATTTATTTATCATGATATTTTTAGCGGTATCATTTTCCGGTTGCTTGGCAAGCTGCGGCAAGGATGATGATGACATTAATAATGCAAATCCAACAGAAAATACTTCAACAATGGAGAACGGAAAAATCAAGATAAAAATAGGTTCGCACACATTTACAGCTACACTTTCAGATAATGCTTCTGCAAAGGCTTTTAAGGCAATGTTACCTTTAACCATCAATATGACAGAGCTCAACGGCAACGAAAAGTATTACGATTTTAAAGATGCACTACCTAGCAATGCAATCAATCCCGGCAACATAAGCAATGGCAATTTGATGTTGTACGGCTCGAAAACTTTGGTACTGTTTTACAAAAACTTTTCCACGTCTTACAGCTACACAAAATTAGGAAAATTAGATAATGCTAATGGTTTGGAAACAGCTTTAGGTGGTGGAAATGTGAACGTAACTTTTGAATTAAATTAA
- a CDS encoding NAD(P)-dependent alcohol dehydrogenase has translation MKNNNQPSRRKFILQTSLAGAGLMLAGPLQLFSQTQKIKNMNANIKSKGYAGRDEQGKMTPWNFERRAVGDNDILIDIKFSGICHSDIHTIKGHWGKQIYPQVPGHEIAGIVTAVGKNVSKFKVGDKAGVGCMVNSCMQCDSCKNGEEHHCETTGMVGTYGTPEKSSPTGITQGGYANNLVVTEHFAIKIPENIELKHAAPLLCAGITTYSPLMKANFKKGDKIGVVGIGGLGHLAVKLAVSKGAEVYAFTTSASKINDIKGFGAKEVIVVNSAEDLKPMKGKMDYMISTIPYAYEMSAYIDCVKPYGSFTQVGQPINGELTINNFNMIFNRVNFNGSLIGGIPETQEVMDYCAANKIYPQIEIVKANDINEVWDKVVNKEARYRYVIDASTF, from the coding sequence ATGAAAAATAACAATCAACCATCACGCAGAAAATTTATTCTGCAGACCTCGCTAGCAGGTGCAGGACTGATGCTCGCAGGACCGCTGCAACTTTTTTCACAAACCCAAAAAATCAAAAATATGAACGCAAATATAAAATCAAAAGGATACGCAGGAAGAGATGAACAGGGAAAAATGACGCCTTGGAATTTTGAACGAAGAGCAGTTGGTGATAACGATATTTTAATCGACATTAAATTTTCGGGCATTTGCCATTCTGATATCCACACCATCAAGGGGCATTGGGGCAAGCAAATTTATCCGCAGGTTCCCGGACACGAAATTGCCGGAATTGTCACCGCAGTCGGTAAAAATGTTAGCAAATTTAAAGTAGGCGACAAAGCTGGCGTAGGCTGTATGGTAAACAGCTGTATGCAGTGCGACAGCTGTAAAAACGGTGAAGAACACCATTGTGAAACCACAGGAATGGTGGGTACTTATGGCACACCCGAGAAATCCTCCCCGACTGGCATCACGCAAGGAGGTTACGCTAACAACCTAGTCGTAACGGAACATTTTGCCATCAAAATTCCTGAAAACATCGAGCTGAAGCACGCAGCACCATTGCTTTGTGCAGGCATTACAACCTATTCTCCACTAATGAAAGCTAATTTCAAAAAAGGAGATAAAATTGGTGTTGTTGGTATTGGTGGTTTAGGACACTTAGCCGTAAAACTGGCAGTCTCAAAAGGTGCAGAAGTTTATGCATTTACCACCTCTGCTTCTAAAATAAATGATATTAAAGGCTTTGGTGCAAAAGAAGTCATTGTTGTTAATTCTGCAGAAGATCTAAAACCTATGAAAGGCAAAATGGATTATATGATCTCTACCATTCCTTATGCTTATGAAATGTCAGCCTACATTGATTGTGTAAAACCTTATGGTTCTTTTACCCAGGTTGGTCAGCCAATTAATGGTGAATTGACCATCAATAATTTCAATATGATCTTCAACAGAGTGAATTTCAACGGTTCGTTGATTGGCGGTATTCCCGAAACACAGGAAGTAATGGATTATTGCGCTGCTAATAAAATTTACCCGCAAATAGAAATCGTGAAGGCCAATGATATTAATGAAGTTTGGGACAAGGTGGTGAACAAAGAAGCAAGATACCGCTATGTGATTGATGCATCCACTTTTTAA
- a CDS encoding cupin domain-containing protein, with protein MKTAQIILAIMASATLLTCNQTKEKSSDIKQETRSIFPKGKKGPVENFTGNAFNTPLVETDSVYNTVVGNVYFEPGARSNWHTHPAGQILIITDGVGYHQIEGKPIETIKKGDVVKCPPNVRHWHGASADVGLQQLYVVPNTEKGIVNWQEPVTDEQYSANNLKK; from the coding sequence ATGAAAACAGCACAAATTATCCTCGCAATAATGGCATCGGCAACTTTGCTAACGTGTAATCAGACAAAAGAAAAATCATCAGATATAAAACAGGAAACACGATCCATTTTCCCGAAGGGCAAAAAAGGGCCAGTAGAAAACTTCACCGGAAATGCCTTTAACACACCTTTGGTTGAAACAGACAGTGTTTACAATACAGTTGTGGGGAATGTATATTTCGAGCCTGGCGCAAGAAGCAACTGGCACACGCACCCTGCCGGACAAATTTTAATCATCACCGATGGCGTCGGCTATCATCAGATAGAAGGAAAACCAATTGAAACAATTAAAAAAGGTGATGTGGTAAAGTGTCCTCCCAACGTAAGGCATTGGCACGGCGCAAGTGCTGATGTAGGTCTTCAACAACTCTATGTGGTACCGAACACAGAAAAAGGTATAGTCAACTGGCAAGAACCAGTGACCGATGAGCAATATTCGGCTAATAATTTAAAGAAATAA
- a CDS encoding DapH/DapD/GlmU-related protein, translated as MNKTVNNVFNDLANGETVTPNHPKNSELRTSSYDTIGLLQKMNSSHNPLEIMQILSKITGKIIDETVAVFPPLYINNGTNLQIGKNVFINFDCTFLALGGIIIEDYVLIGPKVCLLSEGHPLDPNQRHSLVPGMIRIKKNAWIGANATILPGITIGENAVVAAGAVVSKDVPDNVVVGGIPAKIIKSNI; from the coding sequence ATGAATAAAACTGTAAACAACGTATTCAATGATTTGGCAAATGGCGAAACCGTTACGCCAAATCATCCAAAAAATTCAGAACTGCGAACATCGTCGTATGATACTATCGGTTTGTTGCAGAAAATGAACAGCAGCCATAACCCCTTAGAAATCATGCAGATTTTAAGTAAAATTACAGGCAAAATCATCGATGAAACTGTGGCTGTCTTTCCGCCTTTGTATATTAATAATGGAACGAATCTTCAAATCGGAAAAAATGTATTCATCAATTTCGACTGTACTTTTCTGGCTTTGGGCGGTATCATTATCGAAGATTATGTACTCATTGGTCCGAAAGTCTGTTTGCTTTCTGAAGGTCATCCACTCGACCCAAATCAGAGGCATAGTCTCGTGCCAGGTATGATCCGCATCAAGAAGAATGCGTGGATTGGCGCTAATGCCACCATTCTTCCCGGCATTACCATCGGTGAAAATGCAGTAGTGGCAGCAGGTGCAGTGGTTTCAAAAGATGTACCCGATAATGTTGTGGTGGGCGGCATTCCTGCAAAAATCATCAAATCAAATATTTAA
- a CDS encoding AraC family transcriptional regulator — translation MTKIFFHKIVFLEIKDSFAFTESILKQYHTHLFCHRGSIKFLFNDEPMTCKAGQFLFWFAESRLIQIQTSKGFKATVLLVEKDFLTDNIPDQGWSINAQLHSRVFPVKNLATIEEKERILNNFKWINQRFEETQHRFYHEALNLQMRIFILEMWHTFANEYEQRRHSLQSGTLYQQFINLLRQHSLTQRQVQYYSNSLNITPKYLNHLCKIHSGVTASAWIQRHAKERIILLLENRNLNISEIADEMHFSSRSFFTRYVKKLLGATPGAFRERLV, via the coding sequence ATGACAAAAATATTCTTTCACAAAATCGTTTTTTTAGAAATAAAAGATAGTTTTGCTTTTACCGAAAGTATTTTAAAACAGTATCATACACACTTGTTTTGTCATCGCGGCAGCATCAAATTTTTGTTCAATGATGAGCCGATGACTTGTAAAGCCGGACAGTTTTTGTTCTGGTTTGCCGAAAGCCGATTGATACAGATACAGACCAGCAAGGGGTTCAAAGCCACTGTCCTTTTAGTTGAAAAAGACTTTTTAACAGATAATATTCCCGACCAGGGCTGGAGTATTAATGCCCAATTGCATTCACGAGTTTTTCCCGTAAAAAACCTTGCTACGATTGAAGAAAAAGAAAGAATTTTGAACAATTTTAAATGGATAAACCAGCGTTTTGAAGAAACACAGCACCGCTTTTACCACGAAGCCTTAAACCTTCAAATGCGAATTTTCATTTTGGAAATGTGGCACACTTTTGCCAACGAATACGAACAACGCCGTCACAGCCTGCAAAGCGGAACGCTATATCAGCAATTCATCAATCTTTTGCGGCAACACAGCCTTACACAGAGGCAAGTGCAGTATTATAGCAATTCACTGAACATTACACCAAAATACCTCAACCATCTTTGTAAAATCCATTCAGGTGTTACCGCGTCAGCGTGGATACAGCGCCACGCCAAAGAACGTATCATTTTGTTACTGGAAAACCGCAACCTCAACATCTCCGAAATTGCAGATGAAATGCATTTCAGCAGCCGGTCGTTTTTTACGAGATATGTGAAGAAGTTGCTGGGTGCAACTCCGGGAGCATTTAGGGAAAGGTTGGTTTGA
- a CDS encoding helix-turn-helix transcriptional regulator produces MKISVTDKHGSGIIKEFAAALGTKMTGHYLYIPKNKGEGFITGFSWNDNQLRMMLRNYHLNEEIVLERTNEFAEDQDDIIFILNGIFPKPLSNEKILFAEKPGVTICRQSVTSVVEMPSNTFFRSIVIAVSKKHLHQLFGNVDHPLVESILNANDNFAFDTILTAEMIKTAGELLNTFIPESIESRFSKLKCEELLCYIFGLLVQRDSFPTSTLHIADIKSIYAIKLQLQNNLDGAPNISLLAKEAGMSEPKMRKIFKQTFGKGVFEYFQSNRMNEAARLLREQHLTVSEVGYQLGFTNLSHFSRVFEEHIGMKPKKYSSNNAL; encoded by the coding sequence ATGAAAATATCAGTTACAGATAAACATGGTTCGGGAATTATCAAAGAATTTGCAGCAGCATTGGGCACAAAAATGACAGGACACTATTTGTATATCCCAAAAAACAAAGGAGAAGGCTTTATCACAGGATTTTCCTGGAATGACAATCAATTGCGGATGATGCTGAGGAACTATCATCTGAATGAAGAAATCGTATTGGAGCGCACCAATGAATTCGCCGAAGATCAGGATGACATTATTTTTATCCTCAATGGGATTTTTCCTAAACCGCTTTCAAATGAGAAAATATTGTTCGCTGAAAAGCCAGGTGTTACCATCTGCAGACAATCCGTAACGTCAGTTGTAGAAATGCCATCTAATACATTTTTCAGAAGCATTGTGATTGCCGTTTCTAAAAAACACCTGCATCAACTTTTTGGAAATGTAGATCATCCATTGGTAGAGAGTATATTAAATGCCAATGATAATTTTGCATTTGACACTATACTGACTGCTGAAATGATCAAAACAGCGGGCGAATTGCTTAATACCTTCATTCCTGAAAGTATAGAAAGTCGTTTTAGTAAATTAAAATGCGAGGAACTGCTCTGTTACATTTTCGGTTTACTTGTTCAAAGAGATTCTTTTCCTACAAGCACTTTACATATTGCCGATATTAAATCTATTTATGCAATCAAGCTTCAACTACAAAATAATTTGGATGGTGCACCAAACATTTCTCTTCTGGCTAAAGAAGCCGGAATGAGTGAGCCTAAAATGAGAAAAATTTTTAAGCAGACTTTCGGCAAAGGGGTTTTTGAATATTTCCAATCCAACAGAATGAACGAAGCTGCAAGACTGTTGAGGGAGCAACATCTGACAGTTTCCGAAGTCGGTTATCAATTAGGATTCACCAATCTAAGCCACTTTTCCAGAGTTTTTGAGGAACATATTGGAATGAAACCGAAGAAGTATTCTTCGAATAATGCTTTGTAG
- a CDS encoding FAD-dependent oxidoreductase → MNNLLLNKKVAIIGGGPGGLMLGRLLQNSGVEVKIYERDFDQYVRQQGSTLDMHYHTGLKAITEGGLLEEFKKKYRPGANKSVILNSKMEILLDEHDNENKSKEDFGEENFRPEIDRQDLRDMLVDSIKTENIIWNARFSELKTFGAGWEIYFENGDVAYADLVIAADGANSKLRRYITDIPPQYSGVTSIEGNILNADVNAPKLWQLVKGGSMFALEDGKTIMFITKGNGTLTFLIGLKVSENWLAESGIDLGNKGSVAEWFKREFADWSNNWQELFQSDAVTMAPRLWYHFPADQHWEALPNLTIIGDAAHRIPAYAGEGANQALADAFDLYKALCCQESETMQHAIASYEEKMFRRSAAATIESVRNTENFHSENNLRHLMDLFGNSISAENRDQ, encoded by the coding sequence ATGAATAACTTATTGTTAAATAAAAAAGTAGCCATAATCGGTGGCGGTCCGGGAGGATTGATGCTCGGAAGATTATTACAGAACAGTGGAGTAGAGGTAAAAATCTATGAACGTGACTTTGACCAATATGTCCGGCAACAAGGATCAACGCTTGATATGCATTATCATACCGGCTTAAAAGCCATTACCGAAGGAGGTCTGCTTGAGGAATTCAAGAAAAAATACCGTCCGGGAGCAAATAAGTCAGTGATCCTGAACAGTAAAATGGAAATTCTGCTGGATGAACATGATAATGAAAATAAATCCAAAGAAGATTTCGGAGAGGAAAATTTCCGTCCCGAGATAGACCGTCAGGATCTACGAGATATGTTGGTAGATTCCATTAAAACCGAAAACATAATATGGAACGCCAGATTTTCTGAATTAAAAACTTTCGGCGCAGGCTGGGAGATCTATTTTGAAAATGGAGATGTAGCGTACGCAGATCTTGTGATCGCAGCAGATGGTGCGAATTCAAAACTTAGAAGATATATTACAGATATTCCGCCGCAATATTCCGGAGTCACTTCCATTGAAGGAAATATATTGAATGCAGATGTTAATGCCCCAAAACTTTGGCAGCTGGTAAAAGGTGGAAGTATGTTTGCACTGGAAGATGGAAAAACCATTATGTTTATTACAAAAGGAAATGGCACACTTACGTTTTTGATAGGTTTAAAAGTTTCGGAAAACTGGTTGGCTGAATCAGGAATTGATCTTGGAAATAAAGGTTCTGTTGCAGAATGGTTTAAAAGAGAATTTGCGGACTGGAGTAATAACTGGCAGGAATTATTTCAAAGTGATGCTGTAACGATGGCTCCAAGATTGTGGTATCATTTTCCTGCAGATCAACATTGGGAAGCTTTGCCTAACCTGACAATCATTGGTGACGCAGCGCATCGAATTCCGGCTTATGCCGGAGAAGGCGCCAATCAGGCTTTGGCAGATGCATTTGATCTTTACAAAGCTTTATGTTGTCAGGAATCTGAGACGATGCAACATGCAATTGCTTCTTATGAAGAAAAAATGTTCAGACGTTCCGCAGCAGCTACTATCGAAAGTGTACGAAATACAGAAAATTTTCATTCCGAAAATAATCTTCGGCATCTGATGGATTTATTTGGAAATAGTATTTCAGCTGAAAATAGAGATCAATAA
- a CDS encoding Gfo/Idh/MocA family protein codes for MKKPIRIGFIGLNPNAQWASKAHIPALKLLKDDFAVTGVANTSYESAQTSAQTFGIPFAFENAEALIASEHIDLVVITVKVPYHFKLVKAALQAGKHVYCEHPLGNGLAETVELAELAASKNVVAVTGLQMTVSPEVRYMKQLINDGYLGDVLSTTLIGSGGNWRDETVSANYYLYDKENGATMLTIPLGHTLAGLTKVLGDVDDFSSYFINHFKTVILKDNGEIKPKTADDQIMMAGTLKSGAAISVHYRAGMSRGTNLLWEINGTKGDLQITGGIGHGQLTLLTLKGANGLEKELRILTPPEELYAGLPADSVVGNVARIYAQIASDIQNNTRNAPSFDDGVKLYKLIDAIEKSAER; via the coding sequence ATGAAAAAACCAATAAGAATAGGCTTCATAGGCCTTAATCCTAATGCGCAATGGGCTTCGAAAGCGCACATACCAGCATTGAAATTATTAAAAGATGATTTTGCAGTTACAGGTGTTGCTAATACTTCATACGAAAGCGCGCAAACATCAGCACAAACATTCGGGATTCCTTTTGCATTTGAAAATGCTGAAGCACTCATTGCTTCAGAACATATTGATCTTGTTGTGATTACCGTGAAAGTTCCGTATCACTTTAAATTAGTAAAAGCTGCTCTGCAAGCAGGAAAGCACGTCTATTGCGAACATCCTCTGGGTAATGGTCTTGCAGAAACTGTTGAGCTTGCAGAATTGGCAGCCAGCAAAAATGTGGTTGCAGTGACCGGTTTGCAGATGACGGTTTCGCCTGAAGTCCGATATATGAAGCAATTAATTAATGATGGGTATCTGGGCGATGTTTTATCAACAACTTTGATCGGATCCGGTGGAAACTGGCGTGATGAAACGGTGTCGGCAAATTATTATCTATATGACAAAGAAAATGGTGCAACAATGCTTACGATTCCGCTGGGACATACTTTGGCAGGACTCACAAAAGTGTTAGGAGACGTCGATGATTTTTCATCTTATTTTATCAATCATTTTAAAACAGTGATTCTGAAAGATAACGGAGAAATAAAGCCAAAAACTGCAGACGATCAGATCATGATGGCTGGAACTCTGAAAAGTGGTGCGGCAATTTCAGTACATTACCGAGCCGGAATGTCGAGAGGAACCAATTTGCTATGGGAGATTAATGGGACAAAGGGTGATTTGCAGATCACTGGTGGAATAGGTCACGGACAACTAACACTATTAACACTTAAAGGGGCAAATGGTTTGGAAAAAGAACTTCGGATATTGACTCCGCCGGAAGAATTATACGCTGGTTTGCCGGCAGATTCTGTGGTTGGAAATGTTGCCAGAATATATGCCCAAATTGCTTCTGATATTCAAAATAATACCAGAAATGCTCCTTCATTTGATGATGGCGTAAAGCTTTATAAACTGATCGATGCTATTGAAAAGTCAGCTGAGAGGTAA
- a CDS encoding NAD(P)H-dependent oxidoreductase has translation MKILIILAHPEPKSFNAAMYHSAIKTLEENGHEVKTSDLYRMNFNPVSDRNNFTTMKNDAYFNQQAEEHFANENNGFADDILAEQDKVEWCDLMIWQFPLWWFSVPAILKGWVDKVFTMGRFYDNGRIYDTGMLKGKKALLSLTTGGPEKNYVTTKYGSADQVLHPIETGILEFAGLTVLSPEINFSIERITDEERKMILEKWSHRLNHIFAE, from the coding sequence ATGAAAATTCTAATCATATTGGCACATCCGGAACCCAAAAGTTTTAACGCCGCAATGTATCATTCAGCCATAAAAACATTGGAAGAAAATGGTCATGAAGTAAAAACATCGGACCTGTACCGCATGAATTTTAATCCCGTTTCTGACAGAAATAATTTCACAACTATGAAAAACGATGCCTATTTCAACCAGCAAGCTGAAGAACATTTCGCTAACGAAAACAATGGTTTTGCAGATGACATACTTGCAGAACAAGATAAGGTAGAGTGGTGCGACTTAATGATCTGGCAGTTTCCACTCTGGTGGTTTTCTGTGCCAGCCATATTGAAAGGTTGGGTGGACAAGGTTTTTACGATGGGAAGATTTTATGACAACGGACGGATTTATGATACAGGAATGCTCAAAGGTAAAAAAGCCTTGTTATCTTTAACGACAGGTGGTCCTGAAAAGAATTACGTAACCACAAAATATGGAAGCGCTGACCAAGTTTTACATCCTATTGAAACTGGCATTCTTGAATTTGCAGGTCTTACTGTATTGTCTCCCGAAATAAACTTTTCCATTGAACGCATTACAGATGAGGAACGAAAAATGATTTTGGAAAAATGGAGCCACAGATTGAATCATATTTTTGCAGAATAA
- a CDS encoding winged helix-turn-helix transcriptional regulator produces the protein MKTECNGDYVKLKGKTYPCTVSLTMDLIGGKWKAVILYHLKDEPKRYSELRKEIPSVTEMTLSLQLKQLEKDGLISRKLYGKKPPIKVVYSLTDLGNSFVPLLEAITEWGNQVILEKGEFLISEGE, from the coding sequence ATGAAAACAGAATGCAATGGCGATTATGTGAAACTGAAAGGCAAAACTTATCCTTGTACGGTAAGTCTTACAATGGATTTGATAGGCGGAAAATGGAAAGCAGTCATTCTTTATCACCTGAAAGATGAACCGAAAAGATACAGCGAACTGCGCAAAGAAATACCGTCCGTTACAGAAATGACATTAAGTCTGCAGTTAAAGCAATTGGAGAAAGACGGACTGATATCACGAAAATTATACGGTAAAAAACCACCTATTAAAGTAGTGTACAGTTTAACTGATTTAGGAAACAGTTTTGTTCCCCTTTTGGAAGCAATTACCGAATGGGGAAATCAGGTCATACTTGAAAAGGGAGAGTTTTTGATCAGCGAGGGTGAATAA
- a CDS encoding NAD(P)H-dependent flavin oxidoreductase, translating to MWNKNRITDLLGIEYPIFQGPFGGGLSTVELTSTVSNLGGLGGFGAYTSSPDEIYEIDKQIKLKTDKPYNLNLWVNDHDIIDQEHTENQYKKAVEIFKPYYDSLNIEVPALPPSFESRFQNQLQVVFDIKPKVFSFMFGLLDQDIIERLKNQGTIVAGNATTVDEAIALENIDVDVIVASGFESGGHRPSFLDKAELSTTGTFALIQLVKDKVKTPIVAAGGIANGRGIAAAMTLGAEAAQIGTAFLATEESGALPIHKEFLFSDAAKSTTLSKAYTGRLGRGITTEITRKLLTATDQTLPFPLQTTFISSMRKAALEQKKHELVFFWSGQIAPILKHKKASILMESMIRDASEILS from the coding sequence ATGTGGAATAAAAACAGAATAACAGATTTATTGGGAATAGAATATCCAATTTTTCAGGGACCTTTTGGTGGCGGATTATCAACGGTTGAATTGACTTCTACAGTCAGTAATCTCGGTGGATTGGGCGGTTTCGGAGCTTATACATCGTCTCCCGATGAAATTTATGAAATTGATAAACAGATAAAATTAAAGACAGACAAGCCTTACAATCTCAATCTTTGGGTAAACGACCATGATATTATTGATCAGGAACACACTGAAAATCAATATAAAAAGGCGGTTGAAATTTTCAAACCTTATTATGACAGCTTAAATATTGAGGTTCCTGCGCTTCCACCTTCTTTTGAGTCGAGATTTCAGAATCAGCTGCAGGTTGTTTTTGATATTAAACCTAAAGTTTTCAGCTTTATGTTCGGGCTTTTGGATCAGGATATCATTGAAAGACTTAAAAATCAGGGAACCATCGTTGCCGGAAATGCCACAACGGTAGACGAAGCCATCGCTTTGGAAAACATCGATGTTGACGTGATTGTCGCATCAGGGTTTGAAAGTGGCGGTCACAGACCTTCATTTTTGGATAAAGCCGAGCTTTCAACGACGGGAACTTTTGCTTTGATTCAATTGGTTAAAGATAAAGTGAAAACTCCAATCGTAGCCGCAGGAGGAATTGCCAACGGTCGCGGAATCGCTGCAGCAATGACTTTAGGAGCAGAAGCCGCACAAATCGGAACTGCATTTTTAGCTACAGAAGAATCCGGAGCATTACCGATTCATAAAGAATTTTTGTTTTCAGACGCAGCAAAATCCACTACTCTTTCCAAAGCGTACACCGGAAGATTAGGACGTGGAATTACGACAGAAATCACAAGAAAACTCTTAACCGCAACAGATCAAACTTTGCCGTTTCCTTTGCAGACAACCTTCATTTCATCCATGAGAAAAGCAGCGCTGGAACAAAAGAAACACGAATTGGTTTTCTTCTGGTCAGGACAGATCGCACCAATTTTAAAACATAAGAAAGCATCAATATTAATGGAATCAATGATCAGAGATGCTTCTGAGATATTGAGTTAA